Proteins encoded by one window of Homoserinimonas aerilata:
- a CDS encoding GOLPH3/VPS74 family protein, protein MLASDSSSDVASQQTVPPLCEDVQLVLSLGGGQLQVGGMELAAAALVELVILRRVGSVPESGFMARKDVRKLTVISEEPVGVPALDAALTAVVAKGKPWNAFSSLRKIWRPVASATQDALIARGAIARSGPFGGLKSTLSIADERQYRAAVARLDSAWLRPESVTDVRSAAFVDLLRNAPPSFNRGAQRPHGVQNAPFIEREWYPSEIRDTLVGIFQAQRAAAGSGTGYEG, encoded by the coding sequence ATGCTCGCATCCGATTCATCGTCTGACGTGGCTTCGCAGCAGACTGTGCCTCCACTCTGTGAGGATGTGCAGCTGGTGCTCTCGCTCGGTGGGGGGCAGCTTCAGGTCGGTGGCATGGAGCTGGCCGCGGCCGCGCTCGTAGAACTGGTCATACTCCGGCGCGTGGGCTCCGTCCCGGAGAGCGGATTCATGGCGCGGAAGGATGTTCGCAAGCTCACGGTGATCTCGGAGGAGCCCGTCGGTGTCCCCGCGCTTGATGCCGCTCTCACGGCGGTGGTGGCGAAGGGCAAGCCCTGGAACGCTTTCTCGTCGCTTCGCAAGATCTGGCGCCCTGTGGCCTCTGCGACGCAGGACGCCTTGATTGCCAGGGGGGCGATCGCCCGTAGCGGGCCGTTCGGCGGTCTCAAGAGCACCCTCTCGATTGCCGATGAGCGCCAGTATCGGGCGGCCGTCGCTCGCCTTGACTCCGCATGGCTCCGGCCAGAGTCCGTCACAGATGTCCGCAGTGCGGCCTTCGTCGATCTTCTGCGCAACGCACCTCCGAGCTTCAACCGCGGCGCCCAGCGTCCTCACGGCGTGCAGAATGCGCCCTTTATCGAACGCGAGTGGTATCCCTCGGAGATCCGAGATACCCTGGTCGGCATCTTCCAGGCTCAGCGAGCGGCGGCGGGCTCAGGCACGGGCTACGAGGGCTAG
- a CDS encoding DUF3488 and transglutaminase-like domain-containing protein codes for MSAVGDAAAKRGTKTGTKTGDGTAEARTGLRRPSSRTWTDIAVLLLLVVVGLVGFEPSFGGYSFLIPALGGLIVGAATGILSSLFRLGLVQTVLVAIVAYFLFGTALAVPQQGILVVLPSLQSLASLAVGAVFGWADIVTLRTPIGAPQYIQVVPYVATWLVALVSTTLAARWLSTRPRAAWRFGLALLGPMAIYVASILIGTDDPFQAGLRGVTFAVLALVWLGWRRRPASSSVSPEGARRLHGRRVAGTAVVVIAAVLLGGGAGFWLAPPKDQRFVLRDEIEPPFDPLQYPSPLSGFRHYTKQVTDDVLFTVQGLQAGDKVRLATLDSFTGKLWNVTGPETSTNGSGTFNLVGRSLPKQSFVTPEARRDVTFTIETYEDVWLPSLGYPNDIRFTDGDASSATDDLRYNDSTGTAVLTSGLHAGDSYTLDATVQAPMTAADLAEVPIASVELPPVEAAPDIVTVKAQEFAASAASPAAQLEAIRLALVSQGFLSHGRASDSVASRAGHGADRVTELLERNQMVGDQEQYASAFALMARSLGYPARVVMGFAPDAADVEAAPVVEVTGDDVTAWVEVAFDDVGWVAFEPTPDETDIPQDQTPKPKSEPQPQVRQPPRMDNDDEDLLTPVELEESQEEDDGGWFDIPGWVYVLGLSILIPAAIVFIPMLIVGLIKARRATRRRAAAEGHDRVAGAWEELVDRFSELGYDVPAASTRIRVADHLDRQVAGEGAVSLRPLASTTDEAVFSGQPIDDERSAQAWSEAQLAVEAARVGLSRMRRFLARYRVRSARDWANRISRKRSDS; via the coding sequence ATGAGCGCGGTAGGCGACGCGGCGGCGAAGCGCGGCACGAAGACCGGCACGAAGACCGGCGACGGAACAGCGGAGGCGCGCACCGGCCTGCGCAGGCCCAGCAGCCGCACCTGGACCGATATCGCCGTGCTCCTGCTCCTCGTGGTTGTGGGCCTCGTCGGCTTTGAGCCGTCGTTCGGCGGCTACAGCTTTCTCATCCCGGCCCTCGGCGGCCTCATCGTGGGCGCGGCGACGGGCATCCTGTCGTCCTTGTTCCGCCTCGGGCTGGTGCAGACGGTGCTCGTCGCGATCGTCGCCTATTTCCTGTTCGGAACGGCGTTGGCGGTTCCGCAGCAGGGCATCCTTGTGGTGCTGCCGAGTCTGCAGTCGCTCGCGAGTCTCGCCGTGGGCGCCGTGTTCGGCTGGGCCGACATCGTCACGCTGCGCACCCCGATCGGCGCGCCGCAGTACATCCAGGTGGTGCCGTATGTGGCGACCTGGCTTGTGGCGCTCGTGTCGACGACGCTCGCCGCGCGCTGGTTGTCGACGCGACCGCGAGCCGCTTGGCGCTTCGGGTTGGCACTGCTCGGCCCCATGGCGATCTATGTGGCCAGCATCCTCATCGGTACGGATGACCCGTTCCAGGCTGGTCTGCGCGGGGTCACCTTCGCGGTGCTCGCGCTCGTCTGGTTGGGGTGGCGGCGCAGGCCGGCATCATCCTCGGTCTCACCTGAGGGCGCGCGGCGACTGCACGGTCGCAGGGTCGCCGGCACGGCGGTCGTCGTGATCGCCGCGGTGCTGCTCGGCGGGGGCGCCGGTTTCTGGTTGGCCCCGCCCAAGGATCAGCGCTTCGTGCTGCGCGACGAGATCGAGCCGCCCTTCGACCCGCTTCAGTACCCGAGCCCGCTCTCGGGCTTCCGGCACTACACGAAGCAGGTGACGGATGACGTGCTGTTCACAGTGCAGGGGCTGCAGGCCGGCGACAAGGTGCGCCTGGCGACGCTCGACTCCTTCACCGGCAAGCTGTGGAACGTGACGGGGCCGGAGACGAGCACCAACGGTTCGGGCACCTTCAACCTGGTGGGGCGGTCGCTGCCAAAGCAGTCGTTCGTCACCCCGGAGGCGCGGCGCGACGTCACCTTCACGATCGAGACCTACGAGGATGTCTGGCTTCCCAGCCTCGGGTACCCGAACGACATCCGCTTCACAGACGGTGACGCAAGCTCGGCCACCGACGACCTGCGGTACAACGATTCCACGGGAACGGCAGTTCTCACCTCCGGGCTGCATGCGGGCGACAGCTACACACTCGATGCGACGGTACAGGCGCCGATGACTGCGGCCGATCTCGCTGAGGTGCCCATCGCGTCCGTCGAGTTGCCGCCCGTCGAGGCTGCCCCCGACATCGTCACGGTGAAGGCGCAGGAGTTCGCGGCATCGGCGGCGTCGCCGGCGGCGCAGCTCGAGGCGATCCGCCTGGCGCTCGTGTCGCAGGGATTCCTGAGCCACGGCCGCGCATCCGATTCGGTTGCCTCCCGCGCGGGGCACGGCGCCGACCGCGTGACCGAGCTGCTCGAGCGCAACCAGATGGTCGGCGACCAGGAGCAGTACGCGTCCGCGTTCGCGCTGATGGCCCGCAGCCTCGGCTACCCGGCGCGCGTCGTCATGGGCTTCGCCCCGGATGCTGCGGATGTCGAGGCGGCACCGGTCGTAGAGGTCACGGGCGACGACGTGACCGCGTGGGTGGAGGTGGCCTTCGACGACGTCGGCTGGGTCGCCTTCGAGCCGACTCCGGATGAGACGGACATCCCCCAGGACCAGACGCCGAAGCCGAAGAGCGAACCGCAGCCCCAGGTGCGCCAGCCCCCGCGCATGGACAACGACGATGAGGACCTGCTGACGCCGGTCGAGTTGGAGGAGTCGCAGGAGGAGGACGACGGCGGCTGGTTCGACATTCCCGGGTGGGTCTATGTGCTCGGCCTGAGCATCCTGATCCCCGCCGCCATCGTGTTCATTCCCATGCTCATTGTGGGCCTCATCAAGGCGCGGCGCGCGACGCGACGTCGGGCCGCAGCGGAGGGCCACGACAGGGTCGCCGGGGCGTGGGAGGAGCTCGTCGACCGTTTCTCTGAGCTCGGCTACGACGTTCCTGCGGCGAGCACGCGCATCCGCGTCGCCGATCATCTCGACCGCCAGGTGGCGGGGGAGGGCGCCGTCTCGCTGCGCCCGCTCGCGAGCACCACCGACGAGGCCGTGTTCTCCGGGCAGCCGATCGATGACGAGCGCAGCGCGCAGGCTTGGTCGGAGGCTCAGCTCGCGGTCGAGGCCGCGCGCGTCGGACTCTCTCGCATGCGCAGGTTCTTGGCCAGGTATCGCGTCCGTTCTGCCCGTGACTGGGCGAACCGCATCTCACGGAAGAGGAGCGACTCATGA
- the leuC gene encoding 3-isopropylmalate dehydratase large subunit, with the protein MGRTLAEKVWDDHLVAKGEDGTPDLLYIDLHLVHEVTSPQAFDGLRLAGRPVRRPDLTIATEDHNTPTLNIDRQIEDVTSRTQIETLRRNCAEFGVRLHPLGDVEQGIVHVVGPQLGLTMPGITVVCGDSHTSTHGAFGAMAFGIGTSEVEHVLATQTLPLKAFKTMAITVEGELRPGVTAKDIILAVIAKIGTGGGQGYVLEYRGSAIRSLSMEGRMTICNMSIEAGARAGMVAPDQITYDYLKGRAHAPEGADWDAAVEYWNTLATDDDAVFDAEVFLDASELEPFVTWGTNPGQGVSLSEAVPNPDDYSDPNDRAAAERALEYMDLAAGTPMKQIAVDAVFMGSCTNSRIEDLRAFASVIEGHKKADGVRVMVVPGSARVRLQAEAEGLDKIITAFGAEWRFAGCSMCLGMNPDQLAPGERCASTSNRNFEGRQGKGGRTHLVSPLVAAATAIRGTLSSPWDLGDSGPSDDETPIFDAVSRQMADATSEAVE; encoded by the coding sequence GTGGGCAGGACGCTGGCAGAAAAAGTCTGGGACGACCATCTGGTCGCCAAGGGTGAAGACGGCACCCCCGACCTTCTCTACATCGACCTCCACCTCGTCCATGAGGTCACCAGCCCGCAGGCCTTCGATGGCCTCCGCCTGGCGGGCCGCCCGGTGCGTCGCCCCGACCTGACGATCGCAACAGAAGACCACAACACGCCGACGCTGAACATCGACCGGCAGATCGAAGATGTCACGAGCCGCACGCAGATCGAGACGCTGCGCCGCAACTGCGCGGAGTTCGGGGTGCGCCTGCATCCGCTCGGCGATGTCGAGCAGGGCATCGTTCACGTTGTCGGCCCGCAGCTGGGCCTCACCATGCCCGGCATCACGGTCGTCTGCGGAGATTCGCACACGAGCACGCATGGCGCGTTCGGTGCGATGGCGTTCGGTATCGGCACGAGCGAGGTCGAGCATGTGCTCGCGACGCAGACGCTGCCGCTGAAGGCCTTCAAGACGATGGCCATCACGGTCGAGGGCGAGTTGCGCCCCGGTGTGACGGCGAAGGACATCATCCTGGCCGTCATCGCGAAGATCGGCACGGGCGGCGGGCAGGGCTATGTGCTCGAGTACCGTGGCAGCGCCATCCGCTCGCTCTCGATGGAGGGCCGCATGACGATCTGCAACATGTCGATCGAGGCGGGTGCGCGGGCCGGCATGGTCGCCCCCGATCAGATCACCTACGACTATCTGAAGGGCCGCGCGCACGCTCCGGAGGGCGCCGACTGGGATGCCGCCGTCGAGTACTGGAACACGCTCGCGACCGACGACGATGCGGTGTTCGACGCTGAGGTGTTCCTCGACGCGAGCGAGCTGGAGCCCTTCGTCACCTGGGGCACCAACCCGGGCCAGGGCGTCTCGTTGAGTGAGGCCGTTCCCAACCCCGACGACTACAGCGACCCCAACGATCGTGCCGCCGCCGAGCGCGCGCTCGAGTACATGGATCTCGCTGCGGGAACGCCCATGAAGCAGATCGCGGTCGACGCCGTCTTCATGGGGTCGTGCACGAACAGCCGCATCGAAGACCTGCGTGCCTTCGCATCCGTCATCGAGGGCCACAAGAAGGCGGATGGCGTGCGCGTCATGGTCGTGCCGGGCTCGGCCCGCGTACGGCTGCAGGCCGAGGCCGAGGGTCTCGACAAGATCATCACCGCGTTCGGTGCCGAGTGGCGATTCGCCGGATGCTCCATGTGTCTGGGTATGAACCCCGACCAGTTGGCGCCCGGCGAACGCTGCGCATCCACCTCGAACCGCAACTTCGAGGGCCGGCAGGGCAAGGGCGGACGCACCCATCTGGTGTCGCCGCTGGTGGCCGCGGCCACAGCCATCCGGGGTACGCTGTCGAGCCCGTGGGATCTGGGCGATTCGGGTCCGTCGGATGACGAGACGCCGATCTTCGACGCGGTCTCCCGGCAGATGGCGGATGCGACGAGTGAGGCGGTCGAGTAA
- a CDS encoding DUF58 domain-containing protein — translation MSRVPESVTRFLTAVGALVLPVVRAVRRAVLPFLRVVTPLGWLVLGLGLVAFVLSAIFGWQEFTYLAAVLLAAVVVSVFFLFGRASYGVLIELNPRRVVVGDRAMGRMLVSNTGARNLPPTRMELPVGRGLAEFQLPSMKPKEEHEELFAVPTSKRAVIVAGPSESVRGDQLGLLRRSQKWADPVDLFVHPRTVRLAPSAAGLVRDLEGQVSNKITNNDIAFHALRPYVPGDDRRYVHWRTSARIGQLMVRQFQETRRSQVTMIHASRSDLYASEEEFELAVSVTASIAAQIIRDGTQMNVVSEAGMWRTQTVTAMLDASCRVEPAGREFATLRGFARERTKRLPAPSVVMIVGGSRMTVADFRSVQSLFGQDTSQVGFHIVEGAEPKISAVAGLTMTTVGDLSDLPSLVRGLTG, via the coding sequence ATGAGTCGCGTGCCCGAGTCCGTCACCAGGTTCCTCACAGCAGTGGGGGCCCTCGTCCTGCCCGTCGTGCGGGCAGTCCGGCGTGCCGTCCTGCCCTTTCTGCGCGTGGTGACCCCGCTCGGCTGGCTGGTGCTGGGTCTCGGTCTTGTGGCGTTCGTGCTGAGTGCGATCTTCGGCTGGCAGGAGTTCACCTATTTGGCCGCGGTGCTGCTGGCGGCGGTCGTGGTCAGCGTGTTCTTCCTGTTCGGACGGGCCTCGTACGGTGTGCTGATCGAGCTGAATCCGCGCCGTGTCGTCGTCGGAGACCGGGCGATGGGGCGGATGCTCGTGAGCAACACGGGCGCTCGAAATCTGCCGCCGACGCGCATGGAGTTGCCGGTGGGTCGAGGCCTCGCCGAGTTCCAGCTTCCCTCGATGAAGCCGAAGGAGGAGCACGAGGAGCTGTTCGCCGTACCCACGAGCAAGCGGGCCGTCATCGTGGCCGGCCCGTCGGAGTCGGTGCGCGGTGACCAGCTCGGCCTGCTGCGGCGCAGCCAGAAGTGGGCCGACCCTGTCGACCTTTTCGTGCATCCGCGAACCGTGCGCCTGGCCCCGTCTGCGGCGGGCCTCGTGCGCGACCTCGAGGGGCAGGTCTCGAACAAGATCACCAACAACGACATCGCATTCCACGCGCTGCGGCCGTATGTGCCCGGCGATGACCGTCGTTATGTGCACTGGCGCACCTCGGCCCGCATCGGGCAGCTGATGGTGCGGCAGTTCCAGGAGACGAGGCGCTCGCAGGTGACGATGATCCACGCGTCACGGAGCGACCTCTACGCCTCCGAGGAGGAGTTCGAGCTGGCAGTGTCGGTGACGGCGTCGATCGCTGCTCAGATCATCCGCGACGGCACTCAGATGAATGTGGTCAGCGAGGCGGGGATGTGGCGAACCCAGACGGTCACGGCGATGCTGGATGCCTCCTGCCGCGTCGAGCCTGCTGGCCGCGAGTTCGCGACCTTGCGAGGCTTCGCCCGTGAGCGCACGAAGCGACTGCCGGCGCCGAGCGTCGTCATGATCGTCGGCGGTTCGCGGATGACGGTGGCCGACTTCCGCAGCGTGCAGTCGCTCTTCGGCCAGGACACGAGCCAGGTGGGCTTTCACATCGTGGAGGGTGCGGAGCCGAAGATCTCGGCTGTGGCCGGGCTCACCATGACAACGGTGGGCGATCTTTCTGACCTTCCTTCTCTCGTGCGGGGGCTCACCGGATGA
- a CDS encoding FtsK/SpoIIIE domain-containing protein, whose protein sequence is MKLKLTLKRQSGPDADLVVATDVGATVSDVAGELLAADPISPVPRGEAKGATLEVAFPGVSGSRVLDPGTPIAEAVIASGAAVRIVREGTRPGADAGPVLGVLRVDSGPDAGRDFELRAGSTVIGRDAASGIRLNDPLVSKRHARVEVSDTIDLVDLNSANGLVVDGGEVTRISLRSGQTVTLGDTVLRAELVGRSTPAPAQGRVGPVAFNRSPRVEARYPGEEYDGPDVPRESEPMPFPWLALVAPLLVGPILFAVTQNPLSIIFVALSPVMMAGTYFTQRMREKRTQKAQIEKFDRKLLQLGEMMEKEVVLERSVRLEESVSTEELLEHTDALGPLLWTRRPEHWSFLNVRLGIGTAPSRNEIRGRNNANGLPGYAERLDATIEYFEDISGVPIVDSLRDAGALGLSGDEVPVLEATHSVLVQLAALHSPAELAFSAILSPTWSKELEWIKWLPHTGAAGSPLQGVQLADSAATGAKLIADLEELIETRTGGSRKRPGQNRGALSLDDAVMAKGAEVGDEKSNDSDELPEMPCIVVVISDDAPVDRARIVQLVEKAPEAGIFPIWIASTRTALPAACRTFLEVHEQQPKATVGLVRTGQLIDDVQISRVTTARAMTFARSLASVSDAGALVSDESDIPRSVSFLDLLGHDLALSSDAVIDRWNQNASVHDRTPGAPHKPRRAGKLRALVGQSNVDSLHLDLRTHGPHALVGGTTGAGKSEFLQAWVLGMAAEYSPDRVTFLFVDYKGGSAFADCVDLPHTVGLVTDLSPHLVRRALTSLRAELHFREHLFNRKKVKDLIELEKRGDPECPPALVLVIDEFAALVGEVPEFVDGVVDIAQRGRSLGIHLIMATQRPAGVIKDNLRANTNLRVALRMADESDSTDVVGSAVAAGFDPSVPGRGIAKTGPGRLTSFQTGYAGGWTSEAVSAPSIEIAELAFGIEKRWEAPKGEAAEEKGDLGPNDTARLVSSMSAAAAAAGIPAPRKPWLDELASVYDLSLLRQRTDEELVIGVVDDAQKQAQYPVYFRPDVDGHLAVYGTGGSGKSVALRSLAIAAAITPRGGPVQVYALDFASGGLRILEALPHVGAVIAGDDSERVARLIKRLRGIIDERVLRYGAVRASTVAEYRALASQPQEPRILLLIDGMATFRQEYEFVASSVLFNQFLQVLSDGRQVGVHVVVSADRPGSISPSVSASFQRKVTLRLTDENDYAMIDAPSDVLSAASPPGRAVLDQLEAQIAVFGGTANVADQARAIEKLAKAMRDNGIPEAPAIERLADEIPLAELTGAVAEAAASGKVVIGVADDDLQPFAIVPEGAFMLTGPPASGRSTALATLAQTLRASLPTAELFYFGNAKSSLSRRPGWTGTAVGPDAAAELAKQLLERAGQPATPATRMCILVESISDFLSTSADQDLTALIKAAKRNDHFVVGESENSTWSQSWPLLMEFKAARRGFALQPEPHEGDLLFKTSFPRAKRSEFPEGRGNFVQAGKVRRVQLALPE, encoded by the coding sequence ATGAAGCTCAAGCTCACACTCAAGAGGCAGTCGGGTCCTGACGCCGATCTGGTGGTGGCGACCGATGTCGGGGCGACCGTGAGCGACGTCGCAGGCGAGCTGCTGGCCGCCGACCCGATCTCGCCCGTGCCGCGCGGCGAGGCGAAGGGCGCGACTCTCGAGGTCGCATTCCCCGGTGTGAGCGGCAGCCGGGTGCTCGATCCGGGCACCCCGATCGCCGAGGCGGTCATCGCGTCGGGTGCCGCGGTGCGCATCGTGCGTGAGGGCACGAGGCCGGGTGCCGACGCAGGCCCTGTCCTGGGTGTGCTTCGCGTCGATTCCGGGCCGGATGCGGGCAGGGATTTCGAGCTGCGGGCAGGCTCGACCGTCATCGGGCGAGATGCTGCAAGTGGCATTCGGCTGAACGATCCGCTGGTCTCCAAGCGTCACGCGAGGGTCGAGGTGAGCGACACGATCGACCTCGTCGACCTCAACTCCGCCAACGGCCTTGTGGTGGATGGCGGCGAGGTCACCCGCATCAGCCTCCGCTCGGGGCAGACGGTCACGCTGGGCGACACCGTGTTGCGTGCCGAGCTAGTGGGCCGTTCGACTCCTGCCCCGGCCCAGGGGCGTGTGGGGCCTGTCGCGTTCAACCGTTCTCCTCGCGTCGAAGCCCGCTATCCCGGCGAGGAGTACGACGGCCCCGATGTGCCACGCGAGTCCGAGCCGATGCCATTCCCGTGGCTGGCCCTGGTCGCCCCGCTCCTGGTCGGGCCGATCCTGTTCGCCGTCACCCAGAATCCGCTCTCCATCATCTTCGTGGCACTGTCGCCCGTGATGATGGCCGGCACCTATTTCACGCAGCGCATGAGAGAGAAGCGCACGCAGAAGGCGCAGATCGAGAAGTTCGATCGCAAGCTCCTGCAGCTGGGCGAGATGATGGAGAAGGAGGTCGTGCTCGAGCGCAGCGTGCGCCTCGAGGAGTCGGTCTCCACAGAGGAACTGCTGGAGCACACGGATGCTCTGGGCCCGCTTCTGTGGACCCGCCGGCCTGAGCACTGGTCGTTCCTCAATGTGCGGCTCGGCATCGGAACCGCGCCGTCGCGCAACGAGATCCGGGGGCGCAACAACGCCAACGGCCTCCCGGGCTACGCAGAACGTCTGGATGCGACCATCGAGTATTTCGAGGACATCTCCGGTGTTCCCATAGTCGACAGCCTCCGTGATGCCGGCGCGCTGGGGCTGAGCGGCGACGAGGTGCCGGTGCTGGAGGCGACGCACAGCGTGCTCGTGCAGCTGGCCGCCCTGCATTCGCCCGCCGAGCTGGCGTTCAGTGCCATCCTCAGCCCGACCTGGTCGAAGGAGCTCGAATGGATCAAGTGGCTGCCGCACACGGGCGCCGCGGGCAGCCCTCTCCAGGGGGTCCAGCTCGCCGACAGCGCCGCGACGGGTGCGAAGCTGATCGCCGATCTCGAGGAGCTCATCGAGACCCGCACGGGCGGTTCACGCAAGCGCCCCGGGCAGAATCGCGGCGCGCTCTCACTGGATGACGCCGTGATGGCGAAGGGAGCCGAAGTCGGTGACGAGAAGTCGAACGACTCCGATGAGCTGCCGGAGATGCCCTGCATCGTCGTGGTGATCTCCGACGACGCCCCGGTCGACCGGGCCAGGATCGTGCAGCTGGTGGAGAAGGCCCCCGAGGCCGGAATCTTCCCGATCTGGATCGCATCCACTCGTACCGCCCTGCCTGCCGCCTGCAGGACCTTCCTGGAGGTTCATGAGCAGCAGCCGAAGGCGACCGTCGGCCTCGTCCGCACGGGGCAGCTGATCGACGATGTGCAGATCAGTCGCGTGACGACGGCCCGCGCGATGACGTTCGCTCGAAGCCTCGCCTCGGTGTCGGATGCCGGCGCGCTTGTCTCCGATGAGAGCGACATTCCACGCTCGGTGTCATTCCTCGACCTGCTCGGCCATGACCTTGCCCTGTCCAGCGATGCCGTCATCGACCGCTGGAACCAGAACGCCTCGGTGCACGACCGCACGCCGGGTGCGCCGCACAAGCCCCGCCGCGCCGGAAAGCTGAGGGCGCTGGTCGGCCAGTCGAACGTCGACTCACTGCATCTGGATCTGCGAACCCACGGCCCTCACGCGCTCGTCGGAGGCACCACCGGCGCCGGAAAGAGCGAGTTCCTGCAGGCCTGGGTGTTGGGCATGGCCGCCGAGTACAGCCCGGACAGGGTGACCTTCCTGTTCGTCGATTACAAGGGAGGCTCGGCCTTCGCGGACTGCGTCGATCTGCCGCACACGGTCGGCCTTGTCACCGACCTCAGCCCGCACCTCGTGCGTCGTGCTCTGACGAGCCTTCGCGCAGAGCTGCACTTCCGCGAGCACCTGTTCAATCGCAAGAAGGTCAAGGACCTCATCGAGCTGGAGAAGCGCGGCGACCCGGAGTGCCCGCCCGCGCTGGTGCTCGTGATTGATGAGTTCGCCGCACTCGTGGGTGAGGTGCCCGAGTTCGTCGACGGCGTCGTCGACATCGCGCAGCGCGGCCGCTCGCTTGGTATCCACCTGATCATGGCCACCCAGCGTCCGGCCGGCGTGATCAAGGACAATTTGCGGGCCAACACCAATCTGCGGGTCGCCCTGCGCATGGCGGATGAGTCGGATTCGACGGATGTCGTCGGCTCGGCCGTTGCCGCGGGCTTCGACCCCTCCGTGCCCGGCCGTGGCATCGCCAAGACCGGCCCCGGCCGCCTCACCAGCTTTCAGACAGGATATGCCGGAGGCTGGACCAGCGAGGCCGTCTCGGCACCGTCGATCGAGATCGCCGAGCTGGCCTTCGGAATCGAGAAGCGCTGGGAGGCCCCGAAGGGGGAGGCCGCCGAGGAGAAGGGTGACCTGGGCCCGAACGACACGGCCCGGCTGGTCTCCTCGATGTCGGCCGCTGCTGCTGCCGCGGGCATCCCGGCACCTCGCAAACCCTGGCTCGATGAGCTCGCCTCCGTCTACGACCTCAGCCTGCTGCGCCAGCGCACCGACGAGGAGCTCGTGATCGGCGTGGTCGACGACGCCCAGAAGCAGGCGCAGTATCCGGTCTACTTCCGGCCGGATGTCGATGGCCATCTGGCCGTCTACGGCACGGGTGGCTCGGGCAAGAGCGTGGCGCTGCGGTCCCTGGCGATCGCAGCCGCCATAACGCCTCGCGGCGGGCCTGTGCAGGTCTATGCGCTCGATTTCGCGTCGGGCGGGCTCCGGATACTCGAGGCGCTTCCGCACGTCGGTGCTGTCATAGCGGGCGACGACTCCGAGCGGGTCGCCCGGCTGATCAAGCGGCTGCGCGGCATCATCGACGAGCGGGTCCTGCGCTACGGCGCGGTCCGGGCGAGCACGGTGGCCGAGTACCGCGCGCTCGCCTCGCAGCCGCAGGAGCCGCGCATCCTGCTGCTCATCGACGGCATGGCGACGTTCCGCCAGGAGTACGAGTTCGTCGCATCGTCGGTGCTGTTCAACCAGTTCCTGCAGGTGCTGTCTGACGGTCGCCAGGTCGGCGTCCATGTCGTCGTCTCGGCCGACCGGCCGGGCTCGATTTCGCCGTCGGTGAGCGCGTCGTTCCAGCGCAAGGTCACGCTCCGGCTGACCGACGAGAACGACTACGCGATGATCGACGCCCCGTCCGATGTGCTGTCTGCGGCGTCTCCTCCGGGCCGCGCTGTTCTCGATCAGCTCGAGGCCCAGATCGCGGTCTTCGGCGGCACAGCCAATGTCGCGGATCAGGCGCGGGCGATCGAGAAGCTGGCCAAGGCCATGCGCGACAACGGCATCCCTGAGGCTCCCGCAATCGAGCGCCTCGCCGATGAGATCCCATTGGCTGAGTTGACGGGAGCCGTGGCGGAGGCTGCGGCGAGCGGCAAGGTCGTGATCGGCGTGGCCGACGACGACCTCCAGCCTTTCGCCATCGTGCCCGAGGGCGCCTTCATGCTCACAGGTCCGCCCGCCAGCGGGCGCTCCACCGCCCTGGCGACCCTGGCCCAGACGCTGAGGGCGAGTCTGCCCACGGCTGAGCTCTTCTACTTCGGCAACGCCAAGTCATCGCTGTCGCGGCGCCCGGGCTGGACCGGCACTGCTGTCGGTCCGGATGCCGCGGCGGAGCTTGCGAAGCAGCTTCTGGAACGCGCGGGGCAGCCCGCGACACCGGCGACGAGGATGTGCATCCTGGTCGAGTCGATCTCGGACTTCTTGAGCACATCGGCCGATCAGGATCTCACGGCCCTCATCAAGGCCGCCAAACGCAACGACCACTTCGTGGTGGGGGAGTCGGAGAACAGCACGTGGAGCCAGTCGTGGCCCCTCCTGATGGAGTTCAAGGCGGCACGCCGCGGGTTCGCGTTGCAGCCCGAGCCGCACGAGGGCGATCTGCTCTTCAAGACTTCGTTCCCCCGCGCGAAGCGTTCGGAGTTCCCGGAGGGAAGAGGAAACTTCGTGCAGGCAGGAAAGGTCAGGAGGGTGCAGTTGGCTCTGCCTGAGTAG
- a CDS encoding FHA domain-containing protein, with translation MDESRGEADRVTDDGFLAPPPGLVPTPRKAEEVKPEPVAEDDFISLPPGLADFDSGTFKVEPPRRERVEREEPPAEPVFFPTPMGLPPVIPVQEEAPAPPVGRRSAPAWRLALPDGSFQLLERTTLIGRDPSASGEWPDAVLLAVTDAAKSVSKTHAALEVDASGGLVLHDLNSTNGSYIAQPDAEEIEVEPGAPQAVQPGAQLGFGEYTVTVQRD, from the coding sequence GTGGATGAAAGTCGAGGGGAGGCCGATCGCGTGACCGATGATGGCTTCCTCGCACCGCCGCCCGGGCTTGTTCCGACTCCTCGCAAGGCTGAGGAGGTGAAGCCCGAGCCTGTGGCGGAGGACGATTTCATCAGTCTCCCGCCCGGCCTTGCGGACTTCGATTCGGGCACCTTCAAGGTGGAGCCGCCGCGGCGCGAGCGTGTCGAACGCGAGGAGCCGCCGGCGGAGCCCGTGTTCTTTCCGACCCCCATGGGCCTGCCCCCGGTCATCCCCGTGCAGGAGGAGGCCCCGGCCCCGCCTGTGGGTCGCCGCAGCGCGCCGGCGTGGCGCCTCGCGCTGCCCGATGGCAGTTTTCAGCTTCTCGAGCGCACGACCCTGATCGGCCGTGACCCTTCCGCATCGGGCGAGTGGCCCGACGCGGTGCTTCTTGCGGTGACGGATGCCGCCAAGTCGGTGTCGAAGACGCATGCGGCTCTCGAGGTCGACGCTTCTGGGGGCCTCGTGCTGCACGACCTCAACTCGACCAATGGCAGTTACATTGCTCAGCCCGATGCGGAGGAGATCGAGGTGGAGCCGGGTGCCCCGCAGGCCGTGCAGCCGGGCGCACAGCTCGGTTTCGGCGAGTACACGGTGACGGTGCAGCGCGACTGA